One Mycobacteroides abscessus ATCC 19977 genomic window carries:
- a CDS encoding FAD-binding oxidoreductase, whose protein sequence is MSTLARALVQIVGERYVSTDADVLAGRTIDHTGRYLGTASILIRPGTAEEVAEILKVCKERSQAVTTQGGRTSMVAGTVSEHDDVLLSTERLTEIGPIDTVERRVRAGSGVTLAALQQAAAKENLQFGVDIGSRDSATLGGMASTNAGGLRTVRYGNMREQVIGIQVALPDGSIMERHSDVRADNTGYDLTSLFVGAEGTLGVITALELRLHPVPTHSVAALTGFDSLDRLVEASRIFRDLDGIAALELMDSRLGVPSPLDNPWLLLIELARDSDPTDDLAEALEAAGVAEHAAVGLDSTSRERLWQVRESVAEALGTYGPPLKFDVALPLAHIGEFERRASELIAAAVPGAMPVLFGHVGEGNLHLNVLRCPDSTTLYQPMMTLIADLGGNVSSEHGVGTLKRDYLGMARTAGDIAAMRAVKSAFDPTGFLNPAVLFGPES, encoded by the coding sequence ATGTCTACGCTCGCTCGCGCCCTGGTCCAGATCGTCGGCGAGAGATACGTCAGCACGGACGCCGATGTCCTGGCGGGACGAACCATCGATCACACCGGGCGCTATCTCGGGACTGCGAGCATCCTGATCCGGCCCGGAACCGCCGAGGAAGTCGCCGAGATCCTGAAGGTCTGCAAGGAACGCAGCCAAGCCGTCACCACCCAGGGCGGGCGTACTTCAATGGTCGCCGGCACGGTCAGCGAGCACGATGACGTACTGCTGTCCACCGAGCGGCTCACCGAGATCGGCCCTATCGACACGGTCGAACGCCGCGTCCGCGCCGGATCCGGTGTCACCCTGGCCGCGTTGCAACAGGCCGCCGCCAAGGAGAACCTGCAGTTCGGTGTCGACATCGGTTCGCGCGACTCCGCCACCCTCGGTGGGATGGCATCCACCAATGCGGGGGGCTTGCGTACGGTGCGCTACGGAAACATGCGCGAACAAGTCATCGGAATTCAAGTCGCACTGCCCGATGGTTCAATCATGGAGCGCCACAGCGATGTTCGTGCCGACAACACAGGCTACGATCTGACCAGCCTGTTTGTCGGCGCCGAGGGCACCCTGGGTGTCATCACCGCACTCGAGCTGCGTCTACACCCGGTGCCCACACACAGCGTCGCCGCCCTCACCGGGTTCGACAGCCTGGATCGACTTGTCGAGGCCAGCCGTATCTTCCGGGATCTGGACGGCATCGCCGCGCTGGAGCTCATGGATTCCAGGCTGGGCGTCCCAAGCCCCCTCGACAACCCCTGGCTGCTGCTCATCGAACTCGCGCGCGACAGCGACCCCACCGACGATCTGGCCGAGGCGCTCGAGGCCGCCGGGGTGGCCGAGCACGCCGCCGTCGGCCTGGACAGCACCTCGCGTGAACGCCTATGGCAGGTACGCGAATCCGTCGCAGAGGCGCTGGGCACCTACGGCCCGCCGCTGAAATTCGATGTGGCGCTGCCGCTGGCGCACATCGGCGAGTTCGAACGACGTGCCTCCGAGCTGATCGCCGCCGCGGTGCCCGGGGCCATGCCCGTGCTGTTCGGCCACGTAGGCGAGGGCAATCTACACTTAAATGTGTTGCGCTGTCCCGACTCCACCACGTTGTATCAGCCCATGATGACGCTGATCGCGGATCTAGGCGGCAATGTCAGTTCCGAGCACGGGGTCGGCACTCTCAAACGCGACTACCTCGGCATGGCGCGCACCGCCGGCGATATCGCCGCGATGCGGGCCGTCAAGTCCGCGTTCGATCCCACAGGGTTTCTGAACCCCGCGGTGCTGTTCGGCCCGGAATCATGA